Proteins encoded together in one Vitis vinifera cultivar Pinot Noir 40024 chromosome 4, ASM3070453v1 window:
- the LOC100265343 gene encoding uncharacterized protein LOC100265343 → MEEYPEELRTPPVSLISLVGCPELHSLISTHLHSEQPPINTLALPDFSAISIMNRSNKEIHVPVAGILKRDWLLKHRTRIPAVVAALFTSDHISGDPAQWLQLCTHVENLKAVVRARNIKLVLVVVQSTSKDDISEDRMIALRKRAELDSKYLITFIQNDASELKQSLNRLASTFAELANTYYRDEGRRIKTRVEKKNTNSVELNIRYCFKVAVYAEFRRDWAEALRFYEDAYHTLREMIGTTTRLPATQRLVEIKTVAEQLHFKISTLLLHGGKVIEAVKWFRQHNASYRKLVGAPEVMFLHWEWMSRQFLVFSELLETSSVTIQSSSSLVLGTADNPLTEWELIPAYHYQLAAHYLKEKRSCLELALSMTETAGEIDGTAESVVPSVYVGQFGRLLEQGDAFSMQPLTDEEYFRYALAEGKRFQDSFEIIALLKKSFESYSNLKIQRMASLCGFLMGREYFSVGDFSNAKLHFDNVANLYRQEGWVTLLWEVLGYLRECSRRRGSVKDFIEYSLEMAAMPISSDASVPSFNFKECGPAGPPTIQQREIINKEVVGLVRGELGFTSIEDNNNLTVTETHPLHLEIDLVSPLRVVFLASVAFHEQIVKPGAPTLIMLSLLSHLPLTFEIDQLEVQFNQSHCNFTIINAQRPPSAAISSSQQGCRVESTPVLALVMNKWLRLRYEIKSEQSGKLECISVIARIGPHVSICCRAESPASMDDLPLWRFEDHVDTYPTKDPALSFSGQKAIQVEEPDPQVDLNLGACGPALVGEKFIVPVTVTSKGHAIYAGELKINLVDAKGGFLVSPRDMEPMSEDDHHVELIGIAGPEGEDECQIGPDNIRKIQHSFGLVSVPFLNCGDSWTCKLEIKWHRPKSVMLYVSLGYSLHSNESTSQKVHIHKSLQIEGKTAIVVGHRFMLPFRQDPLLLPRMKPLPDADQLASLPLNEKSVLIVNARNCTDVPLQLISMSIEADNDGAGRSCSVRHGGEDIVAPTLLVPGEEFKKVFHVIPEVKSSKLSIGTVFLRWRRECGIKEQSSCNTEAAGVLTKHGLPDVNVELSPLIVRLECPPHAILGVPFTYIIKIQNQTHLLQEIKFSLGDSPSFVLSGSHNDTIFVIPKTEHSLSYMLVPLASGSQQLPRVTVTSVRYSAGFQPTIAASTIFVFPSKPHFDRVVVVETGDNAVESIAA, encoded by the exons ATGGAAGAATACCCGGAAGAGCTTCGGACTCCGCCAGTATCTCTCATATCTCTGGTGGGATGTCCAGAGCTTCACTCCTTGATCTCCACGCATCTCCACTCCGAGCAACCTCCCATCAACACGTTGGCTTTGCCTGACTTCTCCGCGATTTCTATTATGAATCGCTCCAACAAGGAAATCCACGTTCCCGTAGCGGGAATTTTGAAGAGGGATTGGTTGCTCAAGCATCGCACCAGGATTCCTGCCGTTGTTGCTGCTTTGTTCACTTCCGATCACATTTCTGGTGATCCCGCCCAGTGGCTTCAGCTCTGCACCCATGTCGAAAACCTTAA AGCTGTTGTTCGTGCAAGGAACATCAAATTGGTTCTAGTTGTTGTGCAGTCAACTTCTAAGG ATGACATTAGCGAAGATCGTATGATTGCTCTGCGGAAGCGTGCTGAATTAGATTCCAAGTACCTTATTACCTTCATCCAAAATGATGCTTCAGAACTAAAACAATCTCTTAACAG GCTGGCAAGTACATTTGCTGAATTAGCAAATACATACTATAGGGATGAAGGACGAAGGATCAAAACACGTGTTGAAAAGAAGAATACCAATTCTGTTGAGTTGAATATCCGCTACTGCTTCAAG GTTGCTGTATATGCAGAATTTCGAAGAGACTGGGCTGAAGCTTTGAGGTTTTATGAAGATGCATATCACACACTGCGAGAG ATGATTGGGACGACAACAAGGTTACCAGCAACTCAACGGTTAGTTGAGATTAAAACTGTTGCAGAGCAATTACATTTCAAGATATCAACCTTATTATTGCATGGTGGAAAGGTGATAGAAGCAGTTAAATGGTTTCGCCAGCACAATGCTTCTTACAGAAAGCTGGTGGGAGCACCAGAAGTCATGTTTCTTCATTGGGAATGGATGAGCAGGCAGTTTTTGGTATTTTCTGAGTTACTGGAGACAAGCTCTGTAACCATTCAGAGCAGTTCGTCCTTAGTTTTAGGCACTGCAGACAACCCTTTGACTGAGTGGGAATTGATTCCAGCTTACCATTATCAG CTTGCAGCCCACTACTTAAAGGAGAAGAGGTCCTGCTTGGAACTTGCACTGTCAATGACAGAAACTGCTGGTGAGATTGATGGCACTGCTGAATCTGTGGTTCCTTCTGTTTATGTGGGACAATTTGGTCGATTACTTGAGCAAGGAGATGCATTCTCTATGCAACC TCTTACAGATGAAGAGTATTTCCGTTATGCTCTGGCAGAGGGAAAGAGGTTCCAAGACTCCTTTGAAATTATTGCTCTGCTCAAAAAATCTTTTGAATCATACAGTAATCTCAAGATCCAGAGGATGGCATCTTTATGTGGATTCTTAATGGGCAGAGAATATTTTTCTGTAGGCGACTTCAGTAATGCAAAATTGCATTTTGATAATGTTGCAAACCTTTACAGACAGGAAGGGTGGGTCACTTTATTGTGGGAGGTCTTGGGTTACCTACGAGAGTGTTCAAGGAGACGTGGTTCAGTGAAAGACTTTATTGAATACTCCCTTGAAATGGCTGCGATGCCAATATCATCTGATGCTAGTGTGCCATCTTTCAATTTTAAAGAATGTGGCCCAGCTGGTCCTCCAACTATCCAACAGCGAGAAATCATAAACAAGGAAGTTGTTGGGCTTGTCAGGGGAGAATTAGGTTTTACATCAATTGAAGACAATAATAATCTCACAGTAACTGAAACTCATCCCCTCCATCTTGAGATTGATCTTGTCAGTCCCCTTAGAGTGGTATTTCTTGCCTCAGTTGCTTTTCATGAACAAATAGTCAAGCCTGGTGCACCAACATTGATAATGCTGTCACTTCTATCGCACTTACCCCTTACTTTTGAGATTGATCAATTAGAAGTTCAGTTCAATCAATCTCATTGCAACTTTACTATCATAAATGCTCAGAGACCTCCCTCAGCGGCAATTTCCAGCAGTCAACAGGGTTGCCGAGTGGAGAGCACTCCTGTTCTAGCACTTGTTATGAACAAATGGCTACGGTTaagatatgaaataaaatctg aACAGAGTGGGAAGCTTGAATGCATATCTGTAATTGCAAGAATAGGGCCCCATGTCAGTATATGTTGCAGAGCTGAAAGCCCTGCCTCAATGGATGATTTACCGCTGTGGAGGTTTGAAGACCATGTGGACACATATCCAACCAAGGATCCTGCTCTATCATTCTCTGGTCAGAAGGCTATTCAAGTTGAAGAACCAGATCCACAGGTGGATCTTAATTTAGGTGCTTGTGGACCTGCATTAGTTGGAGAGAAGTTCATCGTACCTGTTACTGTGACCTCCAAGGGACATGCAATCTATGCTGGTGAGTTGAAGATTAATCTAGTGGATGCAAAGGGAGGTTTCTTGGTAAGTCCAAGGGACATGGAACCCATGTCTGAAGACGATCATCATGTTGAACTTATTGGAATTGCTGGACCAGAAGGGGAAGACGAATGTCAAATTGGTCCTGATAATATAAGGAAAATTCAGCATTCTTTTGGACTGGTTTCTGTTCCATTTCTAAACTGTGGAGACTCGTGGACCTGCAAACTAGAAATCAAATGGCACCGACCTAAATCGGTTATGCTATATGTGTCATTGGGCTATTCTCTGCATAGCAATGAATCTACTTCACAAAAGGTCCACATTCACAAGAGCTTGCAAATTGAGGGGAAGACTGCTATTGTAGTTGGCCATCGTTTCATGCTGCCATTCCGACAAGATCCTCTATTGCTGCCAAGGATGAAGCCACTTCCTGATGCTGATCAGTTGGCTTCACTGCCTCTGAATGAAAAAAGTGTTCTCATTGTTAATGCAAGGAACTGCACTGATGTTCCATTGCAGTTAATATCCATGTCTATTGAAGCGGACAATGATGGTGCAGGGAGATCATGCAGTGTTCGACATGGAGGCGAGGACATAGTAGCTCCTACCCTTCTTGTGCCAGGAGAAGAGTTCAAGAAGGTCTTTCATGTTATTCCAGAGGTGAAGTCTTCCAAGCTGAGCATAGGTACAGTATTTCTAAGATGGAGGAGAGAGTGTGGGATCAAAGAGCAATCCAGTTGTAATACAGAAGCAGCTGGAGTTTTGACCAAGCATGGACTTCCTGATGTAAATGTAGAGTTATCTCCATTGATTGTGAGGTTGGAGTGTCCTCCTCATGCCATCCTTGGAGTTCCCTTCACATACATCATTAAAATTCAGAATCAGACACATTTGCTTCAAGAGATCAAGTTCTCATTGGGAGATTCACCAAGTTTTGTGTTATCTGGCTCCCACAATGACACCATTTTCGTTATTCCCAAAACCGAGCACAGCCTCAGTTACATGCTTGTGCCCCTGGCCTCTGGTTCACAACAGCTGCCAAGAGTTACTGTGACTTCAGTGAGATATTCAGCTGGGTTCCAACCCACAATTGCTGCATCAACGATTTTTGTCTTTCCCTCAAAGCCACATTTTGATCGTGTGGTTGTGGTTGAGACAGGAGACAATGCAGTGGAGTCCATTGCAGCCTAA
- the LOC100258433 gene encoding F-box protein At5g49610 isoform X2 produces MESDDICMDVLSRLPTKTLLGLKCVCKRWRRIISDRSFIQDLLQRPEPLAGFFFQERYQWCDEDISTISYIPATMEGTQVQQTIFSFLPEDVVILGSCNGLVCCRSVFPSPDPSIFVCNPSNKQWIRLLETTPDKESRAWKKSKEICQCNHNLFKNKGIFVGGILHWLTDGDQVLSFNIENELSWLISAPFPTIHLTAIPEMCIGESRGRLHYIMISEDGLQVWALEDYYDSNWSLVHSTTLEVMEEENSQLLYNTRDRVAQRISIDSIPWMDPLAFKDGLLLMRVSTKIILYCIGTRKMEELCNLSKLGRNSIFGPLVIPYSLNLAPLSQT; encoded by the exons ATGGAGAGTGATGATATTTGCATGGATGTGCTTTCTCGATTGCCTACCAAGACTTTGCTTGGCTTGAAGTGTGTCTGTAAGAGGTGGCGCCGCATTATCTCTGACCGCTCTTTCATTCAAGATCTGTTACAAAGACCAGAACCACTCGCAGGGTTCTTCTTCCAAGAGAGGTACCAATGGTGTGATGAAGATATCAGCACTATTAGCTATATTCCAGCCACAATGGAAGGTACCCAAGTGCAGCAAACCATCTTTAGTTTCCTCCCTGAGGATGTTGTCATCTTGGGATCGTGCAATGGCTTGGTTTGTTGTCGGAGTGTCTTCCCTTCCCCAGATCCCTCCATCTTTGTATGCAACCCCTCCAACAAGCAATGGATCAGACTGCTAGAAACTACTCCTGACAAAGAAAGCA GGGCATGGAAGAAATCGAAGGAGATCTGCCAGTGCAACCACAATTTATTCAAGAACAAAGGCATTTTTGTTGGAGGGATCTTGCATTGGCTGACTGATGGTGACCAAGTCCTTTCATTTAACATAGAAAATGAGTTATCATGGTTGATTTCAGCACCATTCCCCACTATACACTTAACTGCCATCCCTGAGATGTGCATTGGAGAGTCTAGAGGTCGATTGCATTACATCATGATCTCTGAAGATGGACTTCAAGTATGGGCTCTCGAGGATTATTACGATTCAAATTGGTCACTTGTCCACTCAACAACTCTAGAGGTGATGGAGGAAGAAAACTCACAGTTGCTCTACAATACTCGTGATAGAGTGGCACAAAGGATTAGCATTGATTCAATCCCATGGATGGATCCTTTGGCCTTTAAGGATGGTCTTTTACTGATGAGGGTATCGACAAAGATAATCTTGTACTGCATCGGGACGAGGAAGATGGAGGAACTGTGTAACCTTTCCAAGCTGGGGAGAAACTCCATCTTTGGCCCTTTGGTGATTCCATACTCTTTGAACTTGGCTCCGCTGAGTCAGACATAG
- the LOC100258433 gene encoding F-box protein At5g49610 isoform X1, which translates to MESDDICMDVLSRLPTKTLLGLKCVCKRWRRIISDRSFIQDLLQRPEPLAGFFFQERYQWCDEDISTISYIPATMEGTQVQQTIFSFLPEDVVILGSCNGLVCCRSVFPSPDPSIFVCNPSNKQWIRLLETTPDKESSYGLAFNPFQSPIDMPTNFKVVRVSQAQTDMDDDSYFSFEIYSSQAGAWKKSKEICQCNHNLFKNKGIFVGGILHWLTDGDQVLSFNIENELSWLISAPFPTIHLTAIPEMCIGESRGRLHYIMISEDGLQVWALEDYYDSNWSLVHSTTLEVMEEENSQLLYNTRDRVAQRISIDSIPWMDPLAFKDGLLLMRVSTKIILYCIGTRKMEELCNLSKLGRNSIFGPLVIPYSLNLAPLSQT; encoded by the coding sequence ATGGAGAGTGATGATATTTGCATGGATGTGCTTTCTCGATTGCCTACCAAGACTTTGCTTGGCTTGAAGTGTGTCTGTAAGAGGTGGCGCCGCATTATCTCTGACCGCTCTTTCATTCAAGATCTGTTACAAAGACCAGAACCACTCGCAGGGTTCTTCTTCCAAGAGAGGTACCAATGGTGTGATGAAGATATCAGCACTATTAGCTATATTCCAGCCACAATGGAAGGTACCCAAGTGCAGCAAACCATCTTTAGTTTCCTCCCTGAGGATGTTGTCATCTTGGGATCGTGCAATGGCTTGGTTTGTTGTCGGAGTGTCTTCCCTTCCCCAGATCCCTCCATCTTTGTATGCAACCCCTCCAACAAGCAATGGATCAGACTGCTAGAAACTACTCCTGACAAAGAAAGCAGTTACGGTTTGGCATTCAATCCATTTCAAAGTCCTATAGACATGCCTACAAATTTCAAAGTGGTCAGGGTTAGTCAAGCCCAAACTGATATGGATGATGATTCATACTTCTCATTTGAAATATACTCTTCACAAGCAGGGGCATGGAAGAAATCGAAGGAGATCTGCCAGTGCAACCACAATTTATTCAAGAACAAAGGCATTTTTGTTGGAGGGATCTTGCATTGGCTGACTGATGGTGACCAAGTCCTTTCATTTAACATAGAAAATGAGTTATCATGGTTGATTTCAGCACCATTCCCCACTATACACTTAACTGCCATCCCTGAGATGTGCATTGGAGAGTCTAGAGGTCGATTGCATTACATCATGATCTCTGAAGATGGACTTCAAGTATGGGCTCTCGAGGATTATTACGATTCAAATTGGTCACTTGTCCACTCAACAACTCTAGAGGTGATGGAGGAAGAAAACTCACAGTTGCTCTACAATACTCGTGATAGAGTGGCACAAAGGATTAGCATTGATTCAATCCCATGGATGGATCCTTTGGCCTTTAAGGATGGTCTTTTACTGATGAGGGTATCGACAAAGATAATCTTGTACTGCATCGGGACGAGGAAGATGGAGGAACTGTGTAACCTTTCCAAGCTGGGGAGAAACTCCATCTTTGGCCCTTTGGTGATTCCATACTCTTTGAACTTGGCTCCGCTGAGTCAGACATAG